The Chloroflexota bacterium DNA segment CAGAATGTTATCGTGCTTGGGCGGCCACTTCTTCTTCGTCCGCGCGCCGTAATCGTAGGCCCAGATGATCTCGTTCAAAAAGCAGTTGCGCCCAAAAATCTCGTCGAGCAGAAGTTTGCAGTAGTGAACTTCGCGGTAGTCAATATGAAAGTAGAGCGAGCCGTTGGCGGCGAGAATGCGTTTCGCTTCAACCAGGCGAGGCTGAAGAAAATCAAGGAAAGCGGGGAAAGCGTCGGAGAAGGAATGTTGGCCGAGTTGGATAGTCTTGTAACGCTGGCCTTTGAATCCGGTGCGGTCGCCGTTTTCGTCCCGAACCGTTTTCAACTGCGACCGGGATTGCCTCTTGCCGGTGTTGAAAGGCGGGTCAATGTAGATCAGTTGGGCGGACTCGGAGGGGAGAGATCGGAGAATTGGGAGATTGTCGCCGAAGCAAATTCGGTTCATGGTTTGAACAACGGACACTTCGCTCGAATTTAGCGGATCATCCGTTCAATTCGCTTAATCCGATGTCTTTAATTTGCCGAGTCGCTCCGCCGCGCGCTCCAGCGTGTCCATTGTTTTGCAGAAGGCG contains these protein-coding regions:
- a CDS encoding site-specific DNA-methyltransferase, whose amino-acid sequence is MNRICFGDNLPILRSLPSESAQLIYIDPPFNTGKRQSRSQLKTVRDENGDRTGFKGQRYKTIQLGQHSFSDAFPAFLDFLQPRLVEAKRILAANGSLYFHIDYREVHYCKLLLDEIFGRNCFLNEIIWAYDYGARTKKKWPPKHDNILLYAKDPANYIFNYSELERIPYMAPGLVGPEKAARGKTPTDVWWHTIVSPTGKEKTGYPTQKPLGILKRIIQASSKPGDTVLDFFAGSGTTGEAAYQLGRKFILIDNNRQAIEVMKKRFSHLPDVTWRK